A region from the Parasphingopyxis sp. CP4 genome encodes:
- a CDS encoding TIGR04282 family arsenosugar biosynthesis glycosyltransferase → MPDARLVLFTRYPEPGKAKTRLIPAVGEAGAANVHRQLAERTAAAMRASALEIEIRYTGAEATRFADWLGADLSLIAQGDGDLGDRLRAAIGAPPVIFVGADCPDLTADLLREAADALTKHDVVIGPAEDGGYWLIGIAARYDFLFTGMEWGTEVVLPETLRRLAEHDIEPKLLPLLADCDRPEDLARWPWLTT, encoded by the coding sequence ATGCCTGATGCTCGTCTCGTTCTTTTCACCCGCTATCCCGAACCGGGGAAGGCCAAGACGCGCCTGATTCCGGCGGTCGGTGAAGCGGGCGCTGCCAATGTCCATCGGCAGTTAGCCGAACGGACAGCGGCGGCAATGCGCGCAAGCGCACTGGAAATCGAAATCCGGTACACTGGAGCCGAAGCAACCCGCTTTGCGGACTGGCTCGGCGCTGACCTCAGCCTCATCGCACAGGGCGATGGAGATCTCGGCGATCGGCTGCGAGCTGCCATTGGCGCGCCGCCGGTGATCTTTGTCGGCGCAGATTGCCCGGACCTAACGGCGGACTTGCTGAGAGAAGCAGCCGACGCACTCACCAAGCATGACGTGGTGATCGGACCGGCCGAGGATGGCGGCTACTGGCTGATTGGCATAGCGGCGCGCTATGACTTTCTTTTCACCGGCATGGAATGGGGCACCGAGGTGGTGTTACCCGAAACGCTACGGCGATTGGCGGAGCATGATATAGAACCCAAACTCCTGCCGCTATTAGCAGATTGCGATCGTCCCGAAGATCTGGCGCGCTGGCCATGGCTCACGACATGA
- a CDS encoding glycosyltransferase: MSDRRRSEVTLVIPMLNEETALPAVIANIATLDPQPAEVVAVDGGSTDRSVEIAREAGFRVIDHHRKGRATQLNRGVEEAHAALICVLHADTELPSDALALVEDTLANPRRALGGFTPLLTGTKTRWGTSFHNWAKTYYGPILLRPHLFVRGLRLLFGDHAMFFRRADFLSVGGCDPDMNIMEDVDLCLRLCRLGSVKLVPRIVKTSDRRIAEWGPLKANWIYMKCGMSWAFGRKYGLDRHYPDIR, translated from the coding sequence ATGAGCGATCGGAGACGCAGCGAAGTCACGTTGGTGATCCCAATGCTCAACGAAGAGACCGCGCTTCCCGCAGTGATCGCCAATATCGCCACGCTCGATCCGCAACCGGCCGAAGTCGTGGCCGTCGATGGCGGGAGCACAGACCGCTCGGTGGAGATTGCGCGGGAGGCAGGTTTTCGCGTTATCGACCATCACCGCAAGGGGCGCGCGACCCAGCTCAATCGCGGCGTTGAAGAAGCGCATGCCGCCCTGATCTGCGTGCTGCATGCCGATACCGAACTTCCGAGCGATGCATTAGCCCTCGTCGAGGACACGCTCGCCAATCCACGCCGCGCCTTGGGTGGCTTCACCCCCCTGCTCACCGGCACCAAGACCCGTTGGGGCACGAGTTTTCACAATTGGGCGAAGACCTATTACGGCCCGATCTTGCTGCGTCCCCACTTGTTCGTGCGCGGATTGCGGCTCCTGTTCGGAGATCATGCGATGTTCTTTCGCCGCGCGGATTTCCTCTCCGTGGGCGGCTGCGATCCCGATATGAACATCATGGAAGATGTTGATCTGTGCCTGCGGCTCTGCCGGCTAGGAAGCGTGAAGCTTGTCCCGCGGATCGTGAAGACATCGGACCGGCGGATTGCCGAATGGGGCCCGCTTAAGGCAAACTGGATTTATATGAAATGCGGGATGAGCTGGGCATTTGGCCGCAAATACGGCCTCGACCGCCATTATCCCGATATTCGCTAG
- a CDS encoding threonine ammonia-lyase gives MATAADTNPDSTVTLDSVRAAHERIADAIVRTPTMKSKTLSDMTGANVWLKFENLQFTASFKERGALNKLLQLSDGERKRGVIAASAGNHSQGVSYHGARLGMPVTIVMPEHTPTVKVQQTEGHNANVVLHGERFDDAQARAYEIAEERGLTFVHPFDDADIASGQGTVAIEMLEDVPEIDTLCVPIGGGGLIAGAGVAAKAMRPKLEVIGVEAELYPSTYSKMRGLKLPCEGDTLAEGIAVKEPGELTLEIIRETVDDILLVSERDLERAVSLLLQIEKTVVEGAGAAGLAAMLDHPAKFKGKNVGLILCGGNIDTRLLANVLLRDLARDGRLARLRIRLKDRPGALYYVAKVFDEQQVNIIEVYHQRVFTTLPAKGLITDIECETRDRAHLERLIAALEREGYEVSPVELA, from the coding sequence ATGGCGACAGCAGCAGACACCAATCCCGATTCGACCGTCACGCTTGATAGCGTGCGTGCCGCACATGAGCGGATCGCCGATGCGATCGTTCGCACCCCAACGATGAAGAGCAAGACGCTCTCGGACATGACGGGTGCGAATGTTTGGCTGAAATTTGAGAATCTGCAATTCACGGCATCGTTCAAGGAACGCGGAGCGCTCAACAAGCTGCTCCAGCTCTCAGATGGCGAACGCAAGCGCGGCGTTATTGCGGCCTCGGCCGGCAATCATTCGCAGGGTGTTTCCTATCATGGCGCGCGGCTCGGTATGCCGGTCACGATCGTGATGCCCGAACATACGCCGACCGTTAAAGTCCAGCAAACAGAAGGACATAATGCCAATGTTGTGCTGCATGGCGAGCGGTTCGACGACGCCCAGGCGCGGGCGTATGAGATTGCTGAAGAACGCGGACTGACCTTCGTCCATCCATTTGATGATGCCGATATCGCATCGGGGCAGGGCACGGTCGCGATCGAGATGCTGGAGGATGTTCCCGAAATTGATACGCTGTGCGTGCCGATTGGCGGCGGGGGTCTGATTGCTGGTGCTGGTGTCGCTGCCAAGGCGATGCGGCCTAAGCTCGAAGTGATCGGCGTCGAGGCGGAACTCTATCCTTCCACCTATTCCAAAATGCGCGGACTAAAGCTGCCTTGCGAAGGCGATACGTTGGCAGAGGGTATCGCGGTCAAAGAACCGGGCGAGTTAACACTGGAGATTATCCGCGAGACGGTCGACGATATCCTGCTGGTCAGTGAGCGCGATCTGGAGCGCGCTGTCTCTCTGCTGCTGCAGATCGAGAAGACGGTTGTTGAGGGTGCTGGTGCTGCCGGGCTCGCGGCGATGCTTGACCATCCCGCCAAGTTCAAAGGCAAGAATGTCGGACTGATCCTGTGCGGCGGAAACATCGACACACGATTGCTGGCAAATGTGCTGCTCCGCGATCTGGCCCGCGATGGACGGCTGGCACGGCTTCGGATCCGGCTCAAGGATCGGCCGGGCGCGCTCTATTATGTCGCCAAGGTGTTTGACGAGCAGCAGGTCAATATCATCGAAGTCTATCACCAGCGCGTATTCACCACCCTGCCGGCCAAAGGGCTGATCACCGATATCGAATGCGAAACGCGTGATCGCGCACATCTGGAGCGGTTGATCGCGGCGCTGGAACGCGAAGGCTATGAGGTGTCGCCGGTCGAACTGGCCTAA